In Raphanus sativus cultivar WK10039 unplaced genomic scaffold, ASM80110v3 Scaffold0021, whole genome shotgun sequence, the DNA window AATTAGTCCTTTTTGAAATCGCCAATGATATTCACTAGCTTGTAAGCTTTTGGAGCGATAAGCTTCTCCTAACGTTTTTATAcactttatcaaaaaaaaagagaaaactgGCTGTCTGTTTGCAATTCTATGATCACTTTCTTTGCTTGAACAAGTCAGTCTAAAGAGATACATAtcctttttattctcttttgttTATATTCTCTTTGATATGTCTTACCGTTTTCTTATTGATCACTCACCACCTCAGACGATCGTAATAGTCAGTCTCCGACACAACAAACACACTCTGCTCGCTGGACAAAGCAAACAAGTGATCCCCACCAATGGAGCCATGATCAtaacttcttttcttttaaccTAGATCGCTCACCACCACTTCACACTACTCCCTCCTCCAGACATCCTCAGATCAtcaataaaccctaaatcctcaaacGCATTCACCACACATATATTCCATCTCTATCGCGTATGCAACATTAGCTTTTCTTGGAAACAAAGTTCAAACGAACCAAATATAACTTAACTTGTCGGTTGTCCAAAgacattaattaaaataaggGATCCCttaaaataataagatttgAGCAGTGATTGAATAATCCAAAAAACAACAATCAATTATCGACTTGTATTATTTACACATAACATCTAATGGGTTTCGAAATCCTGGCAGAGCATCTGCTGACAATACAAAAGAAAATCTTGAAAACTAAATCTGTCAACAACAAAGAGAAACAAGCACACAGAAAAACATCAATCCTCCACATCAATTTGGCGCCGTATCTGTCCATTAGCTCCGCATGCAAGTCGCCGATGTAAGTAGATTTAACTACCTCGTTGATCACGTCATCAATATCCTCGACCTTCTTCACATGCCAATGTTTATAAAATTCGACTATTTCACCGTCTATTTCATAGATAGTTGGCTCACCCCAACGAGCTTGTGAAACTTCAACAAAAAAGCAAGACGAGGAAGGCGATGAAGATGATCTTTAGGAACCGAGTAGTCATGATCGTTGGAGAACTAGAGCTTGTTTTGTTTCTTCGAGAGAAATATTACTGGAGAGATCACATCGATACATCATACGTgtgttatttatatatatgttgtgatTTCCTTTTTCTAATTAGTGTAAATTGTTTCTAactatttatcttaaataacaACATCTTGTAACTTTTTGGATTATTATTTCCTTTTGTATAAGGAAATGTTTTTAAAACGTATATATCACAAAcaatattttgtaactttttaatATGGGATTGTAATTTCCTTTTTCTAGGtggaaacaattttaaaacttagcacaaat includes these proteins:
- the LOC108839555 gene encoding LOW QUALITY PROTEIN: uncharacterized protein LOC108839555 (The sequence of the model RefSeq protein was modified relative to this genomic sequence to represent the inferred CDS: deleted 1 base in 1 codon), which gives rise to MTTRFLKIIFIAFLVLLFVEVSQARWGEPTIYEIDGEIVEFYKHWHVKKVEDIDDVINEVVKSTYIGDLHAELMDRYGAKLMWRIDVFLCACFSLLLTDLVFKIFFCIVSRCSARISKPIRCYV